A single region of the Pseudalkalibacillus berkeleyi genome encodes:
- a CDS encoding MFS transporter, whose protein sequence is MDAHIPYTKQQHQFWQAIISLTISSLLTFSTLYIFQPLLPVFVETYDVSTTLSSFLMSASVFTMMFGLFILGFLADRYGKKNIMIVSLTVTILTLAAMAFSTNFSFIVGLRLLQGFFLAGVPASAMGYLGNEIDRRYIGIAMTLYIASNALGGMSGRVWGGYSADKWGWETSLLSLSGFGVVALLLFIVLLPSERPSAESRSSLKSDLKGMLIHLTDRKLIPLFVMGLLLQIMFTAVWTYLPFYLKGEPFNWSLKWISYTYFAYVLGVLAPPLASRFSNRFGLFNVMLSGLMLLAIGTWLTAIHNSSVIIFGLTVLCTGFFISHSMAAALVNRTATHHKSGASSFYLINYYLGVTIGSSAVGTLWDHFAWTGILSTSMLLLFIFMFLPKLKHQS, encoded by the coding sequence ATGGACGCACACATTCCTTATACGAAACAACAACATCAGTTTTGGCAAGCCATCATCAGCCTGACGATTTCGTCGCTGCTCACATTTTCTACGCTGTATATTTTTCAACCGTTGCTACCGGTTTTTGTTGAGACGTACGATGTTAGCACAACCTTATCGAGCTTTCTAATGTCAGCTTCAGTTTTTACGATGATGTTTGGTCTATTTATCCTAGGATTTCTTGCTGATCGATATGGTAAAAAGAACATTATGATTGTTTCCCTTACGGTGACGATTTTGACATTAGCAGCAATGGCATTTTCAACAAACTTTTCTTTCATAGTCGGACTTAGACTGTTGCAAGGTTTTTTCTTAGCAGGTGTACCAGCATCAGCCATGGGCTATCTCGGCAATGAAATCGATCGAAGGTATATTGGTATTGCAATGACGCTATACATCGCGAGTAATGCACTCGGTGGTATGTCTGGTCGTGTTTGGGGAGGGTATAGTGCAGATAAGTGGGGTTGGGAGACTTCGTTACTTAGTTTAAGTGGATTTGGCGTCGTCGCACTCCTTTTATTTATTGTGCTACTGCCATCAGAACGTCCTTCAGCAGAATCGCGCTCATCTCTAAAATCCGACCTAAAAGGCATGCTTATTCATTTAACGGACCGAAAACTCATTCCTCTGTTTGTAATGGGCCTCCTATTACAAATCATGTTCACCGCTGTGTGGACGTACTTACCTTTCTATCTAAAAGGAGAGCCGTTCAATTGGTCGCTTAAATGGATTTCTTATACGTATTTTGCATATGTGCTCGGTGTGTTAGCGCCACCACTAGCGAGTCGTTTCTCTAATCGGTTCGGACTGTTCAATGTAATGCTGAGCGGACTGATGCTCCTCGCAATCGGTACTTGGTTAACTGCAATCCATAATAGTTCTGTGATTATTTTCGGTCTGACAGTCTTATGTACAGGTTTCTTCATATCACACTCAATGGCTGCAGCACTCGTTAATCGAACGGCTACACATCACAAAAGCGGCGCATCTAGCTTCTATCTAATCAATTATTATTTAGGTGTTACGATTGGTAGTTCTGCGGTTGGAACACTGTGGGATCATTTTGCATGGACAGGGATCTTAAGTACAAGCATGCTCTTACTGTTTATCTTTATGTTTCTGCCTAAGTTGAAGCATCAATCATAG
- a CDS encoding YfhE family protein gives MIHLLMFITFFLRVENEYNQIPEERMSTMAKNTQYQPIKGEELSDAQEVHYAKEFKQADIAGGYRKPKVREAKSENPKLK, from the coding sequence ATGATACATTTACTTATGTTTATCACATTTTTCTTAAGGGTAGAAAATGAATATAACCAGATTCCAGAAGAAAGGATGAGCACAATGGCAAAAAACACTCAGTATCAACCAATAAAAGGGGAAGAATTATCTGACGCTCAAGAAGTCCATTATGCGAAGGAATTTAAACAAGCAGATATCGCTGGTGGTTATCGTAAACCAAAAGTAAGAGAAGCGAAAAGTGAAAATCCTAAATTAAAATAA
- a CDS encoding YhgE/Pip domain-containing protein gives MQLFKLISTEFSKLAANKGILFSVIAALLVPVLYGGILLSATWGPYDNLSNLPVAVVNEDQGAVSENESINVGSELVMNLKEGKNLGWKFVNSADAMRGLEQNEYYMAIIIPKDFSQRVTTVMEPDPQKLELEYIQNEGLNFLASKVTETASQRIREQLANTITENYTSKVFSSLGDVSEGFEKAADGSARLSDGTGQLNEGTEKLLNSVTTKQSDITRLADGSQQLKDGTSLLLEKLQGKSSDISKLADGSERLHDGTVTLKDGTGKLLNGLQKAETGSEELKNGVATNLAPGARKVADGTIRLKGGSAELAAGAEKLVAGLEEFGAKNPSTQVPPYDESYQKIIDGAKKISNGLNSLSSKSVKLSDGAVTVADGIDNKVVPGTAKLHDGLNQLVEGQQKIDNGAAKLEDGAQKVADGNGKVETGWNELITGVSKLDTGAGKIADGNEAVDEGWKKLSTGAEKLNNGAGKVNDGSEKLASGLKEGAEKTSGIETGDDNAGMFSSPVKLKSKSVNEYEHYRDSTAPYVLTLGLFVGILIMSLFIKFKRPAHTSSIDWFITKFLKLSSLAVVQAILLMLVVLFVLGVNVTNPIGLVFFAIVVSIVFSAIVLFLASLGGNIGRFLAIGFVILQLSITGANLPIEMLPNFHRSLSEFLPFTYSIAGFKSVITLNDLGGMITNMSILLTYLIIFAGLSYVVFLFKKQKAHKSKDADVVSM, from the coding sequence ATGCAATTATTTAAATTGATTTCAACTGAATTTTCAAAGCTTGCTGCGAATAAAGGAATACTCTTTTCCGTGATTGCAGCACTACTCGTTCCGGTTTTATATGGTGGGATCCTTCTATCTGCTACATGGGGCCCTTATGACAACTTATCAAATTTACCGGTCGCTGTCGTTAATGAAGACCAAGGCGCGGTATCGGAAAATGAATCGATCAATGTGGGTAGTGAATTGGTCATGAATTTGAAGGAAGGTAAGAATTTGGGATGGAAGTTCGTCAACTCGGCAGATGCCATGAGAGGGCTAGAACAAAATGAGTATTACATGGCAATCATCATTCCAAAAGACTTTTCTCAACGTGTAACAACAGTTATGGAGCCTGATCCTCAAAAGCTTGAACTAGAGTACATACAAAATGAGGGTCTTAACTTTCTCGCTTCTAAAGTAACAGAAACCGCATCTCAAAGAATTCGCGAACAACTCGCAAATACAATCACCGAAAATTATACGTCCAAGGTATTCTCAAGTCTAGGGGATGTTTCAGAAGGATTTGAAAAAGCGGCCGACGGATCAGCACGTTTATCTGACGGTACCGGCCAACTGAATGAAGGAACAGAAAAGCTCTTAAATTCTGTTACAACCAAGCAATCTGATATTACAAGGCTAGCGGATGGATCACAACAGTTGAAAGATGGCACCTCCCTTTTACTAGAAAAATTGCAAGGAAAATCTAGTGATATCTCTAAGCTTGCAGACGGATCAGAAAGACTGCACGATGGAACCGTCACACTAAAAGATGGAACAGGAAAGTTATTAAATGGATTACAAAAAGCTGAAACAGGTAGTGAGGAACTAAAGAATGGTGTTGCGACGAACCTTGCACCTGGAGCACGAAAGGTTGCCGACGGAACGATTCGATTAAAAGGTGGATCTGCTGAACTTGCGGCTGGTGCAGAAAAGTTAGTTGCTGGTTTAGAAGAGTTTGGAGCAAAAAACCCTTCTACTCAAGTCCCACCATATGACGAATCTTATCAAAAAATTATAGATGGAGCGAAAAAAATCTCCAATGGATTGAACAGCTTATCATCAAAATCAGTCAAACTAAGTGATGGCGCGGTTACCGTTGCAGATGGCATCGACAATAAGGTAGTACCAGGCACCGCTAAACTTCATGATGGCCTCAATCAACTTGTAGAGGGGCAACAAAAAATCGATAACGGTGCTGCTAAATTAGAGGACGGCGCACAAAAGGTAGCAGACGGAAATGGAAAGGTAGAAACAGGTTGGAATGAGCTCATTACTGGAGTCTCAAAACTGGATACGGGTGCAGGAAAAATTGCAGATGGAAATGAAGCTGTAGATGAAGGTTGGAAAAAGCTATCTACCGGTGCTGAAAAATTAAATAATGGCGCAGGGAAAGTAAACGATGGAAGTGAAAAGTTAGCCTCTGGATTAAAAGAAGGTGCTGAAAAAACGAGCGGAATTGAAACAGGCGACGACAATGCTGGGATGTTCTCTTCTCCTGTAAAGCTGAAGAGTAAATCCGTAAACGAATATGAGCATTATAGAGACTCAACCGCACCATACGTACTAACCCTAGGGCTGTTTGTAGGCATTCTAATCATGTCCTTGTTCATCAAATTCAAACGTCCTGCACATACTTCAAGTATCGATTGGTTTATTACGAAATTCTTAAAGCTATCGTCCTTAGCAGTCGTTCAAGCGATTTTACTTATGTTGGTCGTTTTATTCGTACTCGGGGTTAACGTGACGAATCCAATTGGACTGGTGTTCTTTGCAATCGTAGTGAGCATTGTATTTTCAGCAATTGTCCTTTTCCTTGCATCACTCGGCGGAAACATCGGGCGATTCCTAGCGATCGGCTTTGTGATTTTACAACTATCGATAACAGGCGCAAACCTACCAATCGAAATGTTACCTAATTTCCATAGGTCCCTGAGCGAGTTTTTACCATTCACCTATTCCATTGCTGGATTCAAGTCCGTAATCACATTAAATGACTTAGGTGGAATGATCACGAACATGTCAATTCTACTCACATACTTAATCATCTTTGCCGGACTATCCTACGTCGTGTTTCTATTCAAAAAACAAAAAGCCCACAAAAGCAAGGATGCCGATGTAGTGTCCATGTAA
- a CDS encoding VOC family protein — protein MANLYPYIFSEDARNQADFYANALNGEVVSVQTFEQAPNVDDAIKDKVMHLTLSAADQIFFMADSVNESVKQGTQINLVLEYKTEDEARSVFENLSEGGSVLMPFDKMFWGAMFGRVEDKYGLIWQITTEHE, from the coding sequence ATGGCCAACCTATACCCTTACATATTTAGTGAGGATGCAAGAAACCAAGCTGACTTCTATGCGAATGCCTTAAATGGAGAAGTTGTAAGTGTACAAACATTCGAACAAGCACCCAATGTTGACGACGCAATTAAAGATAAGGTCATGCATTTAACTTTAAGTGCAGCTGATCAAATCTTCTTTATGGCAGATTCCGTAAATGAATCTGTTAAACAAGGAACACAAATTAACCTCGTTTTAGAATACAAGACTGAGGATGAAGCACGATCGGTTTTTGAGAATCTGTCCGAAGGTGGTAGCGTATTAATGCCTTTTGACAAAATGTTCTGGGGTGCCATGTTTGGAAGAGTCGAAGACAAATACGGCTTAATATGGCAAATTACGACTGAACACGAATAA
- a CDS encoding YggT family protein: MRKRPFLVYLVNLFMGIIEALILLRIVLKLFGANPYTPFVQWIYNLTMPLLSPFRNIFPSPMIQGQYELELTSIFALIVYGFLSYFLVQFILMLNSGGDNRRR, translated from the coding sequence ATGAGGAAAAGACCTTTTCTAGTGTATTTAGTGAATCTATTCATGGGAATCATTGAAGCACTTATTTTACTCAGAATCGTATTGAAGCTTTTCGGGGCAAATCCGTATACGCCATTTGTCCAATGGATTTATAATTTGACGATGCCCTTGCTATCACCATTCAGAAATATTTTCCCATCTCCAATGATACAAGGACAATATGAACTAGAATTAACGAGTATCTTTGCATTAATTGTGTATGGTTTTCTCTCTTACTTCCTTGTGCAGTTTATACTAATGCTCAATTCAGGTGGCGACAATCGGAGACGATAA
- a CDS encoding AAA family ATPase, with protein MRRLVIITVGKTHSGKSTFAKALEQQLQNALVVDQDNHAEFINTFYKHLLPKQGPNTIKYALTQTIIDYAVDQTNVHLILCNSNRGRTTRLNLLDHFHKNGFTSILVDFDIPDHVLQERIANSERSTAIFRSASTFEEVLIKQQKETSKKEITSPIEGEANHLFVIKTTDDIPSVTKSILDIANQV; from the coding sequence ATGAGGCGTTTAGTGATCATAACAGTTGGTAAAACCCATAGCGGGAAATCGACATTTGCGAAAGCGTTAGAACAACAATTACAGAACGCACTAGTGGTTGATCAAGATAATCATGCGGAATTCATCAATACTTTTTACAAACACTTACTACCCAAGCAAGGTCCAAATACAATTAAGTATGCGCTCACTCAAACCATTATTGATTATGCAGTTGATCAAACGAATGTTCATCTTATTCTTTGTAACTCTAATCGTGGTCGCACAACGCGTCTGAATTTGCTGGACCATTTTCATAAGAACGGATTTACTAGCATACTCGTTGATTTCGATATTCCAGATCATGTCCTTCAAGAGAGAATTGCAAACAGTGAAAGAAGTACAGCAATCTTTAGGAGTGCTTCAACATTTGAGGAAGTACTGATCAAACAACAGAAAGAAACGAGTAAAAAAGAGATTACTTCACCAATTGAAGGAGAAGCGAACCATTTGTTTGTCATAAAAACCACAGATGACATACCTTCCGTTACAAAAAGTATCCTTGATATCGCGAATCAAGTATGA
- a CDS encoding alpha/beta fold hydrolase — MREFNITIEQCRFHGFEFGDSSLPSLVCLHGMTGDSNSFLGLIDHLINDFHLILIDSPGHGGTAPLLTAEDYRFSSLSDKLFSVIHNLTDKPFYILGHSWGADLALHITKKFQHTIIGVILIDGGYVFPEHVGGMTEKTALEGWQDFIDSSRYESWDEVIQLYRTYTTKEWDRVLEETISSNFKKIENRYILKADRNSLLATIKAFFLEPCSTTFECIKCPVLLFHATVPTFDQSRTSGIERIQKSIENIKVVGVKNTKHNIHWDRPEKVASEILLWK, encoded by the coding sequence ATGAGGGAGTTTAATATAACCATAGAACAATGTCGTTTCCACGGGTTTGAATTTGGTGATAGCAGCCTTCCTTCACTCGTTTGTCTTCACGGTATGACTGGAGATTCGAATAGTTTCTTAGGACTGATCGATCATCTCATTAATGATTTTCATCTTATTTTAATAGACAGTCCAGGTCATGGCGGAACTGCCCCTTTGCTAACGGCAGAGGATTATAGATTCTCTTCATTATCTGATAAATTATTTTCTGTCATTCACAATCTAACAGACAAGCCCTTTTACATATTAGGTCATTCATGGGGAGCAGACCTTGCTTTACACATCACCAAGAAATTTCAGCATACAATCATTGGGGTTATCTTAATAGACGGGGGTTATGTATTTCCTGAACATGTTGGAGGAATGACAGAAAAAACGGCACTAGAAGGGTGGCAGGATTTTATAGATTCGAGCCGTTACGAATCGTGGGATGAAGTGATTCAACTTTACCGCACATACACAACAAAGGAATGGGATAGAGTGCTCGAAGAAACCATTTCTTCTAACTTCAAAAAGATTGAGAATCGTTACATATTGAAGGCTGATCGTAACAGTCTTTTAGCTACGATTAAAGCGTTCTTTCTAGAGCCGTGCTCCACTACATTCGAATGTATAAAGTGTCCTGTCTTATTATTTCATGCGACTGTGCCTACATTTGATCAATCGAGAACGAGTGGAATTGAACGTATCCAAAAGAGTATTGAAAATATTAAAGTCGTTGGTGTAAAAAATACGAAACACAACATTCACTGGGATCGACCTGAAAAAGTGGCTAGTGAGATTTTGTTATGGAAATAA
- a CDS encoding YugN-like family protein produces MKEIRSKLEGEQYELNELEYTLKPLGYDIGGGWEYDHGAFDYKLDDEEGYMYLRIPFSSVKGMLDKNDCIVQMGTPYLLHHVYQRGLDDNVSVGNASASINQFSEPQDPDGSIDEKWVGIGEKMVRHLEEQLLD; encoded by the coding sequence ATGAAGGAAATTCGCTCCAAGCTAGAAGGCGAGCAATATGAACTGAATGAACTGGAATACACGCTAAAACCATTAGGCTATGATATTGGCGGTGGCTGGGAATACGACCATGGTGCGTTTGACTACAAACTGGATGACGAAGAGGGCTACATGTACCTCCGCATTCCGTTTAGTTCTGTGAAAGGCATGCTAGATAAAAATGATTGCATCGTTCAAATGGGTACACCGTACTTGCTTCATCATGTGTACCAACGCGGTTTGGATGACAATGTATCGGTAGGAAATGCATCCGCATCAATAAATCAATTTTCCGAACCTCAAGATCCAGATGGATCAATAGATGAGAAATGGGTGGGAATCGGTGAAAAAATGGTTCGTCACTTAGAGGAACAGCTTCTCGATTAA
- a CDS encoding mechanosensitive ion channel family protein, whose protein sequence is MLDYGVNIIEDWDGFVAQFNWVDSVIFFGFVLLMFFIRTVAFILLHKMEGKSERFQNRLGPALKSITNWITTYGIIVFLLVYFSEASWMFGSIFSIGKVDVSFFLILLAVLIISFANRTSKVMTQFLLPNVYDRYQLDRGLRFTFNRIFHYVIMVFAILISFTTVGIDMSALTVFAGVLGVGIGFGMQNIASNFISGLIILFERPIKVGDRVIINDVIGDIEKINMRATIIKTLDNERIIMPNSYFLEEEVVNRSYGDPRLRLVIPIGVAYGSDVEQVREVLHQAAHEEYEASDVVLNNPPSYVNFTGFGDSSLDFELFVWISNPEFVIQIKSNLNFRIYHLLNENNIEIPFPQRDLHVRSVDQRVIASYRDDVSE, encoded by the coding sequence ATGCTGGATTATGGAGTGAATATTATTGAAGATTGGGATGGATTTGTAGCCCAGTTTAACTGGGTGGATTCTGTGATCTTCTTTGGTTTTGTATTACTGATGTTCTTCATTCGAACAGTTGCATTTATTCTACTACATAAAATGGAGGGGAAGAGTGAGCGGTTTCAAAATCGCTTAGGTCCTGCTCTTAAGTCTATTACAAATTGGATTACCACATATGGAATTATCGTATTTTTACTCGTTTATTTTTCAGAAGCAAGCTGGATGTTTGGAAGTATTTTCTCAATTGGAAAGGTAGACGTATCGTTCTTCTTAATATTATTAGCGGTGTTGATCATCTCGTTTGCGAACCGTACATCTAAAGTGATGACGCAGTTTCTGCTTCCGAATGTATATGATCGCTATCAGCTGGATCGAGGATTACGTTTTACATTCAACCGTATTTTCCATTATGTCATTATGGTATTTGCGATTTTGATTAGTTTTACGACAGTCGGAATCGATATGAGCGCTCTGACAGTGTTTGCTGGTGTTTTAGGAGTAGGGATTGGTTTCGGGATGCAGAACATTGCATCGAACTTCATTTCAGGTCTTATTATTCTGTTCGAGCGTCCGATAAAAGTTGGAGATCGCGTCATCATTAACGATGTAATCGGGGATATTGAAAAGATTAATATGCGAGCGACGATTATTAAGACGTTAGATAATGAGCGGATCATCATGCCTAATTCCTACTTTCTTGAAGAGGAAGTGGTCAATCGTTCTTATGGGGATCCCCGTTTAAGGTTGGTCATTCCTATTGGTGTCGCGTATGGGTCTGACGTTGAACAAGTGAGGGAAGTCTTGCATCAAGCCGCACACGAGGAGTATGAAGCATCTGATGTTGTGTTGAATAATCCGCCATCCTACGTGAACTTCACAGGTTTTGGAGATTCGTCATTGGATTTTGAGTTATTCGTATGGATTTCCAATCCGGAGTTTGTCATTCAGATCAAAAGTAATTTAAATTTCCGTATTTATCATTTGTTGAATGAAAACAACATCGAAATTCCGTTTCCGCAGAGAGATTTACACGTAAGGAGTGTGGATCAGAGGGTGATTGCGAGCTACCGGGATGATGTGAGTGAGTAG
- the chbG gene encoding chitin disaccharide deacetylase, whose amino-acid sequence MDGAISLIQLLVNADDFGYSRGVNYGIMDAHKHGIVNSTTMLMNMQGTDQAIELAKENPDLKVGVHLTLTCGKALAPKVPSLTSDDGTFRMTRKFERIEEVRVEDVEMEWSAQIEAFLQTGLVPTHMDSHHHIHGQSKLLSVVKRLSEKYGLPVRNVFGDKKTDLRLLTDIFLADFYKDGVHEGYFDELQNRVKGGTSVEVMCHPAYVDEALLNGSSYHVKRADELTILMNTKLNKEKIQLL is encoded by the coding sequence ATGGATGGTGCGATTTCATTGATACAGTTACTCGTGAATGCTGATGATTTCGGCTACTCTAGAGGTGTGAACTACGGAATAATGGATGCACATAAGCATGGGATTGTTAATTCCACAACGATGCTCATGAACATGCAAGGCACCGATCAAGCAATTGAATTGGCCAAAGAAAATCCGGATCTAAAGGTCGGGGTTCATTTGACGTTGACATGTGGAAAAGCGCTCGCTCCAAAGGTACCTTCCTTAACGAGTGATGATGGAACATTTCGAATGACGAGGAAATTTGAAAGAATTGAAGAGGTAAGAGTTGAGGACGTTGAAATGGAGTGGTCCGCTCAAATTGAGGCGTTTTTGCAAACGGGATTAGTCCCAACACACATGGATAGCCACCACCATATTCACGGACAGAGCAAGTTATTATCAGTTGTAAAACGGTTATCTGAAAAATATGGATTACCTGTGAGGAATGTATTTGGAGACAAGAAGACAGACTTGCGGCTATTGACGGATATTTTCTTAGCAGACTTTTATAAGGATGGTGTCCATGAAGGATATTTTGATGAGTTACAAAATAGAGTAAAGGGCGGGACATCAGTAGAAGTCATGTGTCACCCCGCCTATGTAGATGAAGCATTATTGAATGGCTCATCCTATCATGTAAAAAGAGCAGATGAATTAACGATTTTGATGAACACAAAGCTCAATAAAGAAAAAATACAGCTTCTCTAA
- a CDS encoding potassium channel family protein, with product MKTITAHYLRLPAILRLIIIVLTVLFLFGTMMHYIEPGNYRTVFDGIYWAVVTAATVGYGDLVPKTLIGKVMTILLIFSGTTFITYFFSQMATYTVKRQNALMKGDMDYQKSGHIVVVGWNERTKTLIEKINEDTPDQHVVLIDRTINKNPFQNSNVHYIHGKSYEDQTLEKANVQFAKIVFITANNQVSEEQSDMDSILTLIAVIGMSPVAKTIVEILTSAQVENAKRAGATEIIHTSTIVSSALFKRMD from the coding sequence ATGAAGACGATCACAGCGCATTATCTTCGACTACCCGCTATATTAAGATTAATTATCATAGTGTTAACGGTACTTTTTCTATTTGGGACAATGATGCATTATATTGAGCCTGGTAACTATCGTACAGTTTTTGACGGTATTTATTGGGCTGTCGTCACTGCTGCAACTGTCGGTTATGGCGACCTTGTTCCGAAAACATTGATCGGAAAAGTAATGACTATATTATTGATATTTTCTGGTACGACGTTTATCACTTATTTTTTCTCACAAATGGCTACTTATACGGTGAAGCGTCAAAATGCACTCATGAAGGGTGATATGGATTACCAGAAAAGTGGTCATATTGTCGTCGTTGGCTGGAATGAACGGACGAAAACATTGATAGAAAAAATTAACGAAGATACACCTGATCAACATGTAGTATTAATCGATCGAACGATTAACAAGAATCCTTTTCAGAATAGTAATGTGCACTATATTCACGGAAAGTCCTATGAGGATCAAACGCTTGAAAAGGCAAATGTGCAATTTGCGAAAATAGTCTTCATTACTGCAAACAATCAAGTAAGTGAAGAACAATCAGATATGGATTCAATCCTTACATTAATAGCAGTGATCGGCATGAGTCCCGTCGCGAAAACGATTGTTGAGATTTTAACATCCGCTCAAGTCGAGAATGCGAAGCGGGCAGGTGCCACAGAAATCATTCACACTTCAACCATTGTGAGTTCTGCACTCTTTAAGAGGATGGATTAA
- a CDS encoding RNA polymerase sigma factor, with translation MDKKTIKKIKKGDKKAFRALYDAYYPSAMRASISMLKSESDASDAVQETFIRVFKGMHTYDDSKPFKPWFFRILTNEVRRLIQKRKQEQDIDQVARNELEQTHNPPSTDQEILYEAMEQLKESHREALVLKYVEGFSEKEMSSILDISISAVKSRLFQARKLLKEELRGDLYGQQQI, from the coding sequence TTGGATAAAAAAACGATCAAAAAGATAAAAAAAGGTGATAAGAAGGCTTTTAGAGCTTTATACGATGCGTACTATCCTTCTGCGATGAGGGCTTCTATATCCATGTTGAAAAGCGAATCTGATGCATCGGATGCCGTTCAAGAAACGTTCATCCGTGTGTTTAAAGGAATGCATACGTATGACGACTCCAAACCTTTCAAGCCTTGGTTTTTTCGTATACTGACAAACGAAGTTAGACGATTGATTCAAAAAAGAAAGCAAGAGCAAGATATTGATCAAGTTGCTCGAAATGAGCTTGAACAAACTCATAATCCACCATCCACTGACCAAGAGATCCTTTATGAAGCGATGGAGCAGTTAAAGGAATCACATCGTGAAGCGTTGGTTTTGAAATATGTGGAAGGGTTTTCTGAAAAAGAAATGTCATCCATCCTTGATATAAGTATCAGTGCGGTTAAATCAAGACTTTTTCAAGCTCGAAAACTGCTCAAAGAAGAATTGAGAGGTGATCTATATGGACAACAACAAATTTGA
- a CDS encoding glucose-6-phosphate isomerase gives MSTIQFDYTKALAFLGQHEIDQYADQVKTAHEALHNKTGAGNDFLGWVDLPENYDREEFNRIQKAAEKIKKDTEVLLVIGIGGSYLGARAAIEMLHHSFYNMLGKEKRDTPQVIFVGHQISSTYTQDLFDVLKDKDVSINVISKSGTTTEPAIAFRIFRTFLEEKYGKDEARKRIYATTDREKGALKTLADKEGYETFVIPDDVGGRYSVLTAVGLLPIAATGINIEEMMKGAADARTAYSNPSLADNEAYQYAAVRNVLYNKGKTVELMVNYEPALHYVAEWWKQLYGESDGKDNKGIFPAAADFSTDLHSLGQYVQEGRRDLFETILNVEKPRKEMTIEEDEGNLDNLNFLSGKTMDFVNEKAYEGTLLAHTDGGVPNLVVNIPELNAYHFGYLVYFFEKACAIGGYLLGVNPFNQPGVEAYKKNMFALLGKPGFEDLKQELERRLK, from the coding sequence ATGTCTACAATTCAATTTGATTATACAAAAGCCTTGGCATTTCTCGGTCAGCATGAAATTGATCAGTACGCAGACCAAGTGAAAACAGCACATGAGGCACTACATAACAAAACAGGAGCCGGTAATGACTTTCTAGGATGGGTCGACCTTCCAGAAAACTACGATCGCGAAGAATTTAATCGGATTCAAAAAGCAGCGGAGAAAATCAAGAAGGATACAGAGGTATTGCTCGTCATCGGTATTGGGGGTTCGTACCTAGGTGCTCGAGCTGCCATCGAAATGCTCCATCACTCCTTCTACAACATGCTAGGGAAAGAAAAACGCGATACACCTCAAGTCATATTCGTCGGACATCAGATCAGTTCAACGTACACGCAAGATCTTTTTGACGTATTGAAGGATAAGGACGTATCCATTAATGTGATCTCAAAGTCAGGGACAACAACAGAGCCAGCCATTGCATTCCGTATTTTTAGAACATTTTTGGAAGAGAAATATGGTAAAGATGAGGCACGCAAACGGATCTACGCAACAACAGACCGTGAAAAAGGTGCGTTAAAAACGCTAGCCGATAAAGAAGGCTATGAAACGTTCGTCATACCTGACGATGTCGGTGGTCGCTATTCTGTTCTGACGGCTGTCGGCTTGCTACCGATTGCAGCAACTGGTATCAATATCGAGGAAATGATGAAAGGGGCAGCAGATGCACGAACCGCATATAGCAATCCGAGCTTAGCTGATAACGAAGCATACCAATATGCAGCTGTTCGTAATGTGCTCTATAACAAAGGCAAAACAGTTGAGCTTATGGTCAACTACGAGCCCGCACTACATTACGTAGCAGAATGGTGGAAGCAGCTTTACGGTGAAAGTGATGGAAAAGACAATAAAGGGATTTTCCCTGCAGCAGCAGATTTTTCAACGGATCTTCATTCACTTGGACAATACGTACAAGAAGGACGTCGCGACTTGTTCGAAACGATTTTGAACGTTGAAAAGCCGCGTAAGGAAATGACGATTGAAGAAGACGAAGGGAACCTCGATAACTTAAACTTTTTATCCGGGAAAACGATGGACTTCGTTAACGAGAAAGCATATGAAGGAACATTACTCGCCCATACAGATGGCGGCGTGCCGAATCTTGTGGTGAACATTCCTGAATTGAATGCATATCATTTCGGTTACCTCGTGTATTTCTTTGAAAAAGCGTGTGCAATCGGTGGATATTTGCTCGGCGTAAACCCATTCAACCAGCCTGGAGTAGAAGCTTATAAGAAGAATATGTTCGCACTACTAGGTAAACCAGGATTTGAAGACTTAAAACAAGAATTAGAACGACGACTTAAATAA